A region from the Aegilops tauschii subsp. strangulata cultivar AL8/78 chromosome 5, Aet v6.0, whole genome shotgun sequence genome encodes:
- the LOC109774987 gene encoding uncharacterized protein: MGDEPTGPNLMDEEYYMFRNQGSDNDSMDDESEATMTGGNPSEIDPFDFVYSNIPDNTHILKLAANCEHCKARKFESETDGFCCRNGQIELKQPEPVPELMRLWSSMEADSRHFRENIRFFNGHFAFTTLGVSLDENYTNMKSGVYTFREHSTIYHNVHSFGPSSRPEHLQLYFYDDDPNLNHRKAATNQLDQDVVKMLVDILKENPYSQQFRSLGAHKDNLDDYRIDLNTDKRLDQRRYNRPLSTEVAAIWVEGSDLAKRGELGWHPKLPKHNVPWEVVQHPQLGHDDEDDAEGNSRLCVSVRDYYCYMLQTRPAIFNPILCGARLLQQWAVDMYIKIESCRLRWYRKNQTQIRADLYKGVVDAITSGETRASAIGTRIVLPGTYPGGDRDMKKRHMDAMAIVHTYGKPDIFLTMTCNPKWEEITNELLPGQTAQDRPDIVARVFYGKLEAMKYMLFKKHILGVVVAYVYVVEFQKRGLPHAHFLLIMDSTYKLVVPEQYDRLISAELPNKQKYPELHALVVKHMMHGPCGALNPKNVCMQDNECKCRYPRPFNENTAQGKDSYPVYRRRDDGSCAKVRGKMLDNRWVVPYNPYLLRMFNCHINVEVCSSIKAVKYFYKYIYKGHDKASFSIDQPDADGNIDEIKRYVDARWVTPPEAMWRIFGFPLCANYPPVLQLPLHLPNMHRVAFNAQADLKNVVASENASKSMLKEYFKANQEHPWARHILYKDFPGSFTWQKKKKFWKPRVERFQIGRIVSANPAEGERYYLRVLLNHVTGKTSFDDLLTVDGVLCGSFRDAAERLGLIEANNTLDDCLTEAEQWAMPCSLRRLFATILVHCEPGDVRGLWDRHLEPMSDDYRRTCTSPNEVEQMVLLDIRGMLQSMGKDIVDFALPSIDDAFDPTEGEAREVIEESTVEFDMDDTKLASSLNLEQRAAYDEILAAVERGDGGVFFVDGPGGTGKTFLYRAMLAKVRSDGKIGIATATSGVAASIMPGGRTAHSRFKIPLSCDDGASCSFTKQSGTAKLLRMASLIIWDEASMTKRQAVEALDNSMRDIMGIRDRPFGGKTVVFGGDFRQVLPIVRRGSRGQIIDATLRSSHLWKGMRQLRLITNMRAHNDTWFADYLLRVGNGTEDVDDQGNILLPEDIYLPSTGEVDDLEKLIDHVFPSLDDNMSDSNYMTSRAILSTTNDNVDKINIRMIERFHGDEVIYHSFDSAEDDPYGYYAQEFLNGLTPNGLPPHALKLKLNCPVILLRNIDPANGLCNGTRLVVRGFERNTIDAEIVIGQHAGRRVFLPRIPLCPSENDMFPFKFKRKQFPIRLSFAMTINKAQGQTIPIVGVYLPNPVFSHGQLYVALSRATAKRNIKILIQKEKPKEKANKQKDNPKKRKIPTMSLLTSMKNIVYKEVLTG, from the exons CGGAACCAGTCCCAGAGTTGATGAGGCTATGGTCCAGCATGGAGGCAGATTCTAGACATTTTCGGGAGAACATACGGTTCTTCAATGGGCATTTTGCCTTCACAACCCTTGGCGTCAGCCTTGATGAAAACTACACAAACATGAAGTCTGGGGTGTACACATTCCGGGAACACAGCACCATCTACCACAATGTGCATTCGTTCGGGCCTAGCTCCCGTCCTGAACATCTGCAGTTGTACTTCTATGATGACGACCCAAACCTTAATCATCGTAAGGCGGCGACCAATCAATTAGACCAGGATGTCGTGAAGATGTTAGTAGACATACTCAAAGAAAACCCATACTCCCAGCAATTTAGGAGTTTGGGTGCACACAAGGACAACCTCGATGATTATAGGATAGACCTAAACACCGATAAGAGGCTTGACCAAAGAAGATATAATAGACCGCTGTCAACTGAGGTTGCTGCAATTTGGGTTGAGGGCAGTGACCTAGCCAAAAG GGGGGAGCTAGGTTGGCACCCAAAGCTACCTAAACATAATGTTCCATGGGAGGTTGTACAACATCCTCAACTGGGccatgatgatgaggatgatgcaG AGGGGAATAGCAGGTTATGCGTCTCCGTTAGAGACTACTACTGTTACATGCTGCAAACACGGCCTGCGATCTTCAATCCCATACTCTGTGGAGCACGCCTGCTGCAGCAATGGGCGGTCGACATGTACATCAAGATTGAGAGTTGTCGGTTGAGGTGGTATAGGAAGAACCAGACGCAGATTCGTGCCGACTTGTATAAAGGAGTTGTTGATGCGATCACATCGGGGGAGACGAGAGCGAGCGCTATTGGCACCCGAATAGTTCTCCCTGGAACATACCCTGGTGGCGACCGCGACATGAAGAAGAGGCATATGGATGCCATGGCAATTGTCCATACATACGGGAAGCCTGACATCTTCTTGACCATGACTTGCAACCCTAAATGGGAAGAGATAACAAATGAGTTGCTTCCTGGTCAGACGGCGCAAGACCGACCTGATATTGTGGCTCGCGTGTTCTACGGCAAACTAGAGGCTATGAAATACATGTTGTTCAAGAAGCATATCCTGGGTGTTGTGGTCGCTTACGTTTACGTAGTCGAGTTCCAGAAGAGGGGCCTCCCCCATGCACATTTTCTGTTGATCATGGATTCAACATATAAGCTTGTCGTCCCGGAGCAGTATGACCGACTAATTTCtgcagagctcccaaacaagcaGAAGTATCCGGAATTGCATGCATTGGTGGTAAAACATATGATGCACGGACCCTGCGGTGCTCTCAACCCGAAGAATGTTTGCATGCAAGATAACGAATGCAAGTGCAGATACCCGCGCCCGTTCAATGAGAACACAGCACAAGGCAAGGACTCATACCCAGTTTATCGGCGTAGAGACGATGGAAGTTGTGCTAAGGTCCGAGGGAAAATGTTGGACAACAGATGGGTTGTGCCTTATAACCCTTACCTTTTGCGGATGTTCAATTGCCACATCAACGTTGAGGTCTGCTCTAGCATAAAGGCCGTCAAATATTTTTACAAGTACATTTACAAGGGCCATGATAAGGCTTCTTTCAGCATCGACCAGCCCGATGCCGATGGTAACATCGATGAGATCAAGAGATACGTTGACGCAAGGTGGGTCACCCCTCCGGAGGCTATGTGGAGGATATTTGGCTTCCCACTTTGCGCCAATTACCCGCCTGTCTTGCAGTTGCCTCTTCATCTCCCAAATATGCACAGGGTTGCATTCAATGCGCAGGCTGACTTGAAAAATGTTGTCGCCTCCGAAAATGCTTCAAAATCCATGTTAAAGGAGTATTTCAAGGCTAACCAGGAACACCCTTGGGCTAGGCATATATTGTACAAGGATTTTCCCGGAAGCTTCACGTGGCAGAAGAAAAAGAAGTTTTGGAAGCCTAGGGTCGAGCGTTTTCAAATAGGTCGCATCGTGTCTGCCAATCCTGCCGAGGGGGAGCGATACTACCTGCGTGTGTTGCTAAACCATGTTACGGGCAAAACATCCTTCGACGACTTGCTCACCGTGGACGGCGTGCTATGTGGGAGCTTTAGAGATGCTGCTGAAAGGTTGGGACTCATCGAGGCAAACAACACGCTCGACGACTGTCTTACTGAGGCTGAGCAGTGGGCGATGCCATGTTCTCTTAGGAGGCTCTTCGCAACCATCTTGGTGCACTGCGAGCCAGGCGACGTGCGCGGTTTATGGGATAGGCACCTCGAGCCTATGTCAGATGACTATCGTCGAACATGCACGTCCCCGAACGAGGTGGAGCAGATGGTGTTGCTTGACATTAGGGGTATGTTGCAGTCCATGGGTAAAGACATTGTTGATTTTGCTCTGCCAAGCATCGATGATGCGTTTGACCCAACCGAGGGCGAGGCAAGAGAGGTCATCGAGGAATCAACCGTTGAGTTTGACATGGATGACACTAAATTGGCATCTTCCCTGAACTTGGAGCAGAGGGCCGCATACGACGAGATACTAGCGGCTGTTGAACGCGGTGATGGGGGTGTATTCTTTGTTGATGGCCCTGGAGGTACAGGAAAGACCTTCCTATACAGGGCGATGCTTGCCAAGGTGAGGAGCGATGGCAAGATTGgtatcgctaccgcgacgtcgggCGTCGCCGCTTCTATCATGCCTGGCGGCAGGACTGCCCACTCGAGGTTCAAGATCCCATTGAGTTGCGATGATGGAGCCTCGTGCAGCTTCACCAAGCAGAGTGGGACCGCGAAGCTGCTAAGGATGGCCTCATTGATAATATGGGACGAGGCCAGCATGACGAAGCGACAAGCGGTCGAGGCATTGGACAATAGCATGCGCGACATTATGGGAATACGCGACCGACCCTTTGGAGGAAAGACTGTTGTTTTTGGTGGGGACTTTAGGCAGGTGCTTCCGATTGTCAGAAGGGGGTCGCGGGGCCAGATAATTGATGCAACCCTCCGAAGTTCTCATCTATGGAAGGGTATGCGGCAGCTTCGGCTCATCACCAACATGAGGGCTCATAATGACACGTGGTTTGCAGATTACTTGCTAAGGGTCGGCAATGGCACTGAGGATGTCGACGATCAAGGCAACATACTACTCCCTGAAGACATCTATCTGCCGTCTACAGGCGAggttgacgacctggagaagctTATTGACCACGTGTTTCCGAGTCTAGATGACAACATGTCTGATTCGAATTACATGACATCTCGCGCAATCCTTTCCACGACAAACGACAATGTCGACAAGATAAACATCCGCATGATAGAGCGTTTTCATGGAGATGAAGTAATCTACCATAGCTTTGACAGTGCGGAGGACGACCCATATGGCTACTACGCTCAGGAGTTTCTGAATGGATTGACTCCTAACGGTCTTCCTCCGCATGCACTCAAGCTAAAGCTGAACTGCCCTGTCATACTTCTAAGGAACATTGATCCAGCTAATGGACTGTGTAACGGCACTAGGCTTGTTGTTAGAGGTTTTGAGAGGAACACCATTGATGCAGAAATCGTGATTGGACAACACGCTGGCAGGAGGGTCTTCCTTCCTCGAATACCTCTCTGCCCATCTGAAAACGACATGTTTCCGTTCAAGTTTAAAAGGAAGCAATTTCCTATAAGGCTTAGCTTTGCTATGACCATTAACAAGGCTCAAGGGCAGACCATCCCGATTGTTGGTGTGTACCTACCCAATCCCGTGTTCTCTCATGGTCAGCTCTATGTTGCTCTGTCTCGAGCCACCGCAAAAAGAAATATAAAGATACTCATTCAGAAGGAGAAGCCGAAGGAGAAGGCCAACAAGCAAAAGGACAATCCAAAGAAGCGAAAAATACCGACCATGTCCTTACTGACGTCGATGAAGAACATCGTCTACAAGGAAGTCCTTACAGGCTGA
- the LOC109774986 gene encoding hsp70-Hsp90 organizing protein-like produces MRDLCRRRKRSSSAIELDPSDATLYANRSLCYLQMTEADKALRDANTCIKLRPEWLKGYYRKGSALMSLKEYKEACDAFEAGLKLDPGNTELEKVFQEAVEAMKKDDLARKRENASSHPARENRH; encoded by the exons ATGCGTGACCTGTGCCGCCGGAGAAAGCGAAGCAGCAGC GCAATTGAGCTGGACCCTAGTGATGCGACGCTGTACGCAAACAGGAGCCTTTGCTACCTGCAAATGACTGAAGCAGATAAGGCTTTGCGTGATGCTAACACCTGCATAAAACTGCGTCCTGAATGGTTAAAAGGTTACTACAGGAAAGGATCTGCTCTCATGTCGCTCAAG GAGTACAAAGAAGCATGTGATGCGTTCGAAGCCGGACTGAAACTGGACCCTGGAAACACCGAGTTGGAGAAAGTATTCCA GGAGGCAGTTGAGGCGATGAAAAAGGATGACTTGGCCAGAAAAAGAGAAAATGCTTCAAGCCATCCAGCTAGAGAAAACAGACACTGA